The following proteins are encoded in a genomic region of Periophthalmus magnuspinnatus isolate fPerMag1 chromosome 21, fPerMag1.2.pri, whole genome shotgun sequence:
- the pcdh8 gene encoding protocadherin-8: MSSVFLNKHIRCVCCYVCVCMCLHLAHCTTTRYVTYEEDAPGTQIGNLSQDLKIDPAEDPDTSFRFMQENNSSVIQMRESDGLLSVAERIDREELCPRTPRCLISFDVVAFIREKFQLIHVEIEVKDINDHAPRFPHNETRIEIVENVPVNSRFPLDIALDQDVGENYIESYNISASSHFAIEMRKRDDGVKFAELVLIQELDREVEDSYIVEVTACDGGEPSKSGSVTVYIKVLDFNDNRPTFEHASLKVELNEDSPAGHRVLRVHAFDPDDGANGEVTYTFADGLSPEARKLFQVDFYTGDVTLRSAVDYEKRKSYELSIKASDLGDNSLSSSCKVLIDVVDVNDNAPEIIIKPMTSTSDGVAYITEAAAAESFVALISTSDSDSGSNGYVRVSLLGHEHFTLQQAYGDTFMITTTTTLDREKIPEYNLTVVAEDLGSPPFKTVRQYTIRVTDENDNAPLFSKSLYEVGVIENNIPGSYVMTVVARDPDVAKNAKVSYKLIDAEVPGGSPLSTYVSIDSITGSVYTLRSFDYESLKQLEVVIQAEDAGSPSLSSTSTIRIKVVDQNDNAPYFTYPILVNDSADIGLPFNAPAGYLALRVAAFDEDEGVNGELSYQIVQGDPKLFAINKNTGEIVLKQYLTAEIGDMLEMQIKVTDNGRSPLLSTASIRFIVSDMEASEDQVVIVLQPNDEGIDWDGSLIIIIVLSGGCALLLIAIVVVAVTCKISCGARNRPSKSDTLFTSVPSEIISSNIYTGHQNFYHDGTSSSLEESCLYEEEKSGDSETKMFLPSKRFQPASVWQGDKYSLQVSGIGHTDQQSMKDSGKGDSDFNDSDSDISGSDGRRSFSTFHPRMKSISSGASSLCGEAQMYCGALPPQCIRTGRDSSYTTMGFPPAPVLCHPQGYPTASYGTNRAKSRSSMHTFTRTGTLPSYFSQLHRQQHTMGNSALHKQGPNIVTVASAYEVATMF; this comes from the exons TCTCCATCTGGCGCACTGCACTACCACCAGATATGTCACGTACGAAGAAGACGCACCCGGGACACAAATAGGAAACTTGTCTCAGGATTTGAAGATCGACCCGGCTGAGGACCCCGACACTTCGTTCCGCTTCATGCAAGAGAACAACTCGTCTGTGATTCAGATGAGAGAGAGTGACGGACTTTTGAGCGTGGCGGAGAGAATAGACAGAGAAGAGCTTTGCCCCAGGACGCCCCGTTGCCTCATCTCCTTTGACGTTGTCGCCTTTATCAGAGAGAAATTCCAGCTCATCCACGTTGAAATCGAGGTGAAAGACATCAACGACCACGCGCCACGTTTCCCCCACAACGAGACGCGGATTGAGATAGTTGAGAACGTCCCAGTCAACTCCAGATTCCCTCTAGACATCGCTTTGGATCAAGACGTGGGTGAGAACTACATTGAAAGTTACAACATCAGCGCGTCTAGTCACTTTGCCATTGAAATGCGCAAACGGGATGATGGGGTGAAGTTCGCGGAGCTGGTGCTGATACAGGAGCTGGACAGAGAAGTGGAGGACTCGTACATAGTCGAAGTAACCGCGTGTGACGGTGGCGAGCCTTCAAAGTCGGGCTCGGTGACAGTTTACATCAAAGTTTTGGACTTTAACGACAACAGACCTACTTTTGAGCACGCTTCTCTCAAAGTCGAGCTGAACGAAGACTCCCCGGCGGGTCACAGAGTTTTACGCGTGCACGCATTTGACCCAGATGACGGCGCAAACGGAGAGGTGACGTACACTTTCGCAGATGGACTCTCACCTGAGGCGCGCAAACTTTTTCAGGTTGACTTTTACACCGGGGACGTGACCCTAAGATCCGCGGTTGACTATGAGAAGAGGAAATCTTACGAGTTGAGTATTAAAGCGTCTGACTTAGGGGATAACTCGCTTTCCTCCAGCTGCAAAGTCCTGATCGACGTAGTGGACGTAAACGACAACGCACCGGAGATCATCATCAAGCCGATGACGTCCACGAGCGACGGCGTGGCGTACATCACGGAAGCAGCTGCCGCGGAGAGTTTTGTGGCTCTCATCAGCACCTCGGACAGCGACTCAGGCTCCAATGGCTACGTGCGCGTCTCCCTCCTCGGCCACGAGCATTTCACCCTGCAGCAAGCCTACGGGGACACTTTCAtgatcaccaccaccaccacgctGGACAGAGAGAAGATCCCTGAGTACAACCTGACTGTGGTGGCTGAAGACCTGGGCAGCCCTCCCTTTAAAACAGTCAGACAGTACACAATCCGTGTCACAGATGAGAATGACAACGCACCACTGTTCAGCAAATCTCTTTATGAAGTTGGAGTGATTGAAAACAACATCCCCGGTTCCTATGTGATGACAGTCGTGGCCCGTGACCCCGATGTAGCCAAGAACGCCAAAGTTTCATACAAACTTATCGACGCAGAGGTGCCAGGTGGATCCCCGCTGTCGACATATGTGTCAATAGATTCCATTACCGGCTCTGTCTACACTTTACGGTCATTTGATTACGAATCCCTAAAGCAGCTCGAAGTGGTCATCCAGGCAGAAGATGCTggctccccctccctctccagcACCTCCACCATCCGCATCAAAGTCGTCGACCAAAACGATAACGCCCCTTACTTTACCTACCCCATCCTCGTTAACGACTCTGCTGACATTGGCCTGCCGTTCAACGCACCTGCCGGTTACCTGGCTCTGCGCGTGGCCGCCTTTGACGAAGATGAGGGCGTGAACGGCGAGCTGTCCTACCAGATCGTCCAAGGTGACCCCAAGCTTTTCGCtattaacaaaaacacaggagaAATCGTCTTAAAACAATACCTGACCGCCGAGATAGGAGACATGCTCGAGATGCAAATTAAGGTGACAGACAATGGCAGGTCTCCACTCCTCAGCACTGCCTCTATCAGATTCATAGTCTCAGATATGGAAGCCTCAGAGGACCAAGTTGTCATTGTGCTGCAGCCAAATGATGAAGGCATAGACTGGGATGGCtcactcattattattatagtccTCAGTGGGGGTTGTGCTCTGCTGTTGATTGCTATAGTAGTGGTAGCGGTCACGTGCAAAATCAGTTGCGGCGCTAGAAATCGGCCTTCGAAAAGTGACACCTTGTTTACCAGCGTTCCCAGTGAAATAATCTCTTCCAACATCTACACGGGTCACCAGAATTTCTACCACGATGGCACGTCTTCATCCCTGGAGGAAAGCTGCTTGTACGAGGAAGAGAAGAGCGGCGACTCTGAGACAAAG ATGTTCCTGCCCTCCAAGCGTTTCCAGCCAGCATCCGTGTGGCAAGGCGACAAATACAGCCTTCAAGTGAG TGGCATCGGACACACTGACCAGCAGAGCATGAAGGACAGCGGCAAAGGAGACAGCGACTTCAACGATAGTGACTCAGATATCAGTGGCAGTGACGGCAGGAGGAGCTTTAGCACCTTTCACCCCAGAATGAAAA GTATATCCAGCGGTGCCAGCAGCCTGTGTGGAGAGGCCCAGATGTACTGCGGTGCACTCCCTCCGCAGTGCATCAGAACAGGGAGAGACAGCTCATACACTACAATGGGCTTCCCTCCGGCTCCTGTCTTGTGCCATCCCCAGGGCTATCCCACAGCCAGTTATGGCACCAATCGGGCCAAATCCCGGAGCAGCATGCACACCTTTACACGCACAGGGACTCTGCCTTCTTACTTCTCTCAGCTGCATCGCCAGCAGCACACCATGGGGAACTCCGCCCTGCACAAGCAAGGACCAAACAT